The stretch of DNA TTTCGTTCGTAAGGCTTGGAGAGTCTGAGCTGTGGAACTGGCGATGAGATAAGGTCCATTTCCTAGGAAATAAGAGAAACGGGTTTTGATCTGGGACAGGTGTGGTAATGGGTTAAGGTACGGCGTTGCTGAATAAGCAAGCCCAAAAAAGCCATGCTAGACATAAATAGCAAATCCAAACTTGATTTTAGGGAGGAGCATGCAAACATGTCGCAAAACAAGCAAACCTTGCCACCACAACATCAGTATCAGCAGCCAGGAATTGAAAGCCATATGAATCCGATGCCTCAGTATGAAGGAGACTATAAAGCTGCAGGTAAATTAAAAGGAAAGGTCGCCCTGATCACGGGCGGTGACAGTGGAATTGGCAGAGCTGTAGCCATTGCTTATGCCAAGGAAGGTGCCGATGTAGCGATTATTTATCTGAACGAACAAAGCGATGCCAAGAAGACCAAAGAAGAAATCGAACAGGAAGGCGTTAAATCTCTTCTGATCGATGGCGATGTTGGGGACGAAGAGTTCTGCAAACAAGCTGTTCAAAAAACAGTCGATACGCTTGGCGGTCTGGATATTCTGGTTAACAATGCAGGGGAACAGCACCCACAGCAAAGCATTGAGGATATCACAACAGAACAGCTGCATAAGACGTTCCAGACGAATATATTCAGCATGTTCTATCTGGTAAAGGCAGCTATGCCGCATTTTAAGAAAGGCAGTACAATTATTAATACTGCTTCGATTACAGCCTATGAGGGCAATCCGCAGCTGATTGATTACTCTTCGACCAAGGGGGCTATCATCAGCTTCACCCGCGCGCTGTCTAACAATATCGTAGGTAAGGGCATCCGCGTTAATGCTGTAGCTCCAGGACCCATTTGGACACCGCTCATTCCATCCACCTTTGATGAAAAACAGGTGAAGGAGTTCGGAGCGAATACGCCGATGAAGCGTCCAGGCCAGCCGGAAGAACTGGCACCTGCCTATGTATTCCTGGCTTCCAACGATTCCTCTTACATCAGCGGCCAGACCATTCATATCAACGGGGGTACCGTTGTTAACGGATAATAAAATATCCGCTGAAGAAGGGGAATTGGGCTCAATCTCAATCCAGAAAAAGCTTTCCGAATCAAGAGAGGTTTTCTCTTGACCGGAAAGCTTTTTTGGTGAGGCTTAAAGGCGCTAATCAGCTTATTCTTCGGTGTCTTTGGACATCTCATCCAAGGTCATCTCAAAGCTGGGAGCGAAATGCTGAAGGAAAAAGTCAACCTCAGGCATCTGCAAGGATTGGAGCTTGTCCAAGAGCTGCTGCTTCGCGGCTGCAAATTCCCGGTTGCCCACCGTAAGCTCCCAAGCGCACTTCAAGTAAGCATCCAGGCTGTCCGCCGCCTTGACATATTGGTGGAGCAGCTTGTCTTCATGATGATCATCCTGCCGGGCAGGCTCCAGCAGATGTTCATATATATCCTTGAGCTGGTCTGGTACCATGGATACCAGGCGTTCGGCCGCAATATTCTCCATCTCGCGGAAATTGGAGAGCAGCCTAGCGTTATGATGCTTGACAGGAGTAGGGATATCTCCCGTGAATACCTCGGTTGCATCGTGAAACAGGGCGATGGTCACCGCTCGCTCCGCATTTAATTGCTTGCCGAAGCTGCGGTTGCCGATCTCACAGAGCAAATGGGCCAAGAGGGCTACTTGAAAGGAATGCTCCGCAACATTCTCCCGGGCGGTGCTTCGCATAAGACTCCATCGGTCAATGTTACGCAGACGATACATATAGGCGGGGAAATGATAACTCATGAGCAAAAATCCTCTTTTCTTTATGGGAATGTAAAAGTCGTTCATGGGCTGCAGTATGTTATTATAATACTAATGAGCCGGTTCGTGTATAGTGTAGACCGCGCGCATTCTCATGATTGACATTTCGCGTACAAGAGAGGGGAATCTTAGCGTTATGGAGCATTTTGCAGAGAGCGTGTATCAATTGATCGTAGAGACGTCAACTAATTTGCCAGGCGATGTTCGGCGGGCGGTCAATCGGGGGAGAGCGGCCGAGAATCAGGCGACCCGTGCAGGTCTTGCCCTAGGTACGATCGCACAAAACATAGAGATGGCGGAGGAGAAAGTTTCCCCCATATGCCAGGACACGGGGATGCCGACGTTTATAGTGCATACTCCTGTCTTGGCCAATCAGATCGAGATGAAGAAAGCGATCAAGGCAGCCGTGGTTAGGGCCACTCGCGAAGGGAAATTAAGACCTAATTCTGTAGACTCCCTGACCGGAGAGAACAGTGGGGACAATTTAGGCGAAGGCATTCCGGTCATTCACTTTGAGCAATGGGAGAAGGATACGATCGACCTGAGACTCATTCTGAAGGGCGGAGGCTGCGAGAACAAGAATATACAGTACAGTCTGCCTGCCGAGCTTGAGGGTCTTGGACGCGCGGGCCGGGATTTGGACGGAATTCGGAAATGCATCCTGCATGCAGTCTATCAGGCCCAGGGTCAGGGGTGCAGTGCAGGCTTTATTGGCGTAGGCATCGGAGGGGATCGTACGACCGGATATGAGCTGGCCAAACATCAGCTGTTCCGTCATTTAGATGACCGCAATCCAATCCAGGAACTTGCAGAGCTTGAGGACTATGTGATGGACAAGGCGAACCAGCTCGGCATAGGCACTATGGGCTTTGGCGGCGAGGTGACCTTGCTTGGCTGCAAAATCGGTGCTGCACACCGTATTCCGGCCAGCTTCTATGTGTCTGTCGCCTATAACTGCTGGGCATTTCGGCGCCAAGGCGTTCTGCTGGACGGAAAGACCGGAACCATTGAGCAGTGGCTTTATGAAAGCGGCACCGAAGTAGCGATGTCAGCAGATGAACG from Paenibacillus sp. CAA11 encodes:
- a CDS encoding fumarate hydratase; translation: MEHFAESVYQLIVETSTNLPGDVRRAVNRGRAAENQATRAGLALGTIAQNIEMAEEKVSPICQDTGMPTFIVHTPVLANQIEMKKAIKAAVVRATREGKLRPNSVDSLTGENSGDNLGEGIPVIHFEQWEKDTIDLRLILKGGGCENKNIQYSLPAELEGLGRAGRDLDGIRKCILHAVYQAQGQGCSAGFIGVGIGGDRTTGYELAKHQLFRHLDDRNPIQELAELEDYVMDKANQLGIGTMGFGGEVTLLGCKIGAAHRIPASFYVSVAYNCWAFRRQGVLLDGKTGTIEQWLYESGTEVAMSADEREAAAGRELQGEGEAGASREIILQTPISEEQIRNLRVGDVVIIRGEMHTGRDALHKYLMDHEAPIDLEGAVIYHCGPVMLQDETGWHVKAAGPTTSIREEPYQGDIMKKFGIRAVIGKGGMGPRTLAALQEHGGVYLNAIGGAAQYYAECIQKVNGVDFMEFGIPEAMWHLEVDGFAAIVTMDSHGNSLHADVEKSSIERLARFKEPVFK
- the yfbR gene encoding 5'-deoxynucleotidase, translating into MSYHFPAYMYRLRNIDRWSLMRSTARENVAEHSFQVALLAHLLCEIGNRSFGKQLNAERAVTIALFHDATEVFTGDIPTPVKHHNARLLSNFREMENIAAERLVSMVPDQLKDIYEHLLEPARQDDHHEDKLLHQYVKAADSLDAYLKCAWELTVGNREFAAAKQQLLDKLQSLQMPEVDFFLQHFAPSFEMTLDEMSKDTEE
- a CDS encoding SDR family oxidoreductase, which translates into the protein MSQNKQTLPPQHQYQQPGIESHMNPMPQYEGDYKAAGKLKGKVALITGGDSGIGRAVAIAYAKEGADVAIIYLNEQSDAKKTKEEIEQEGVKSLLIDGDVGDEEFCKQAVQKTVDTLGGLDILVNNAGEQHPQQSIEDITTEQLHKTFQTNIFSMFYLVKAAMPHFKKGSTIINTASITAYEGNPQLIDYSSTKGAIISFTRALSNNIVGKGIRVNAVAPGPIWTPLIPSTFDEKQVKEFGANTPMKRPGQPEELAPAYVFLASNDSSYISGQTIHINGGTVVNG